The proteins below are encoded in one region of Hordeum vulgare subsp. vulgare chromosome 3H, MorexV3_pseudomolecules_assembly, whole genome shotgun sequence:
- the LOC123439166 gene encoding F-box protein At5g49610-like encodes MASGVRSKKKSMPDSSGATVLDDLPEWLVVEEILVRLPTKDVLRCRAVKQSWRAATSTDKFVLNHHRHQPSLPIFQHLRGIYCLAAAGEQKIRHVVRYSMRCYPLSCDGLLILSRHGPGFYICNPATRKWAPLPPPSLRRHASFATVAFYRHRASAEHRVLWSTHSRSLTSDATVERPGYLVLPVGSHKPRCVQWPTHLGNFPATRSFVDPPVHHRGGLHWALGLGITVFDTDTETFRQMSRPAQLPGGTVSLIDTCGDLALCRAAADFVTLDVWMLQDYDAEAWSFRYRIDLRAMEASPPLDLTVNYFAPMMAVVNERELLIQHCSDRLLHCDIDGVFLGDVEIGEHGSLSSRFANSLTLARYHLKESMISLPLFEMQREDAVNEDPPFTIVL; translated from the exons ATGGCCTCCGGCGTCCGCTCCAAA AAGAAGAGCATGCCGGACAGCAGCGGCGCCACCGTGCTGGACGACCTGCCGGAGTGGCTCGTCGTCGAGGAGATCCTGGTCCGGCTGCCGACCAAGGACGTGCTCCGCTGCCGCGCGGTCAAACAGTCGTGGCGCGCGGCCACCTCCACCGACAAGTTCGTCCtcaaccaccaccgccaccagccGTCGCTCCCCATCTTCCAACACCTGCGGGGCATCTactgcctcgccgccgccggagagCAGAAGATACGGCACGTCGTCCGGTATTCCATGAGGTGCTATCCACTTTCCTGCGATGGCCTCCTCATCCTGTCGCGGCATGGTCCCGGCTTCTACATCTGCAACCCGGCCACCCGCAAGTGGGCACCCCTGCCGCCTCCTTCCCTACGGCGCCACGCATCCTTCGCTACCGTCGCCTTCTACCGGCACCGCGCATCCGCAGAGCACCGGgtgctctggtcgacgcactcccgCTCCTTGACGAGTGACGCCACGGTCGAGCGGCCTGGTTACTTGGTCCTCCCGGTGGGATCTCACAAGCCGAGATGCGTCCAATGGCCGACACATCTAGGGAATTTTCCGGCTACCAGGTCCTTTGTCGACCCACCAGTCCACCATCGTGGTGGCTTGCACTGGGCACTGGGCCTCGGCATAACGGTGTTCGACACCGACACCGAGACATTCCGGCAGATGAGCCGCCCGGCACAGTTGCCGGGCGGCACGGTGTCACTAATCGATACCTGCGGCGACCTCGCTTTGTGTCGCGCCGCCGCCGACTTTGTCACTCTAGACGTTTGGATGCTGCAGGACTACGATGCCGAGGCATGGTCCTTTCGATACCGAATTGACTTGCGAGCGATGGAGGCATCACCGCCGCTTGATTTGACAGTAAATTATTTTGCCCCTATGATGGCTGTGGTCAACGAGCGTGAGCTCTTGATCCAGCATTGCTCTGACCGTCTGTTGCATTGCGACATTGACGGTGTGTTTCTAGGGGATGTGGAAATCGGGGAGCATGGAAGCCTTTCTAGTCGATTTGCGAACAGTTTGACACTTGCTCGGTATCACCTCAAGGAGAGCATGATTTCACTTCCATTGTTTGAGATGCAACGAGAAGATGCCGTGAACGAGGATCCTCCGTTCACCATAGTTCTGTAA